One window of Burkholderia vietnamiensis LMG 10929 genomic DNA carries:
- a CDS encoding DUF2863 family protein codes for MRQRIAKRLPPDADKLVGLSLALFASGSRIEDRFWEAKLDALLAKIVRNGNQTTLDAALDHLQQNHPDAYGALADMAETHSESLVIEHDGQPYDALLVAVPVLAWTRYMIPSGPLKGDVADALRAHLQAHVLASGTRVGLAPFLYSIDQLPRHHVETYRLAQQLAHAAIGQHAAKLSFGDLPETSPILADPRFLLAVVAAPAGAPLFRWQEEEHGNRIERGQCLEQWTAQGGPNLSIALPGCEFECLLPDAYYSACRDADERIRPHTVRTAIRYLFDTLGAAPQELRAVVAGFGERRIDEYRVGFTRRASNDVIYGVVWPLYGRENGDVSTDNATLEGEAPIEGPLEEIVSLLKECGVTDVRRHAGRFEPEYCDDCGVPLYADPLGEIVHAEMPEDASPAQPHFH; via the coding sequence ATGCGCCAGCGAATCGCCAAACGCCTCCCCCCCGATGCCGACAAACTGGTCGGCCTGTCGCTTGCGCTCTTTGCCTCGGGCAGCCGCATCGAGGATCGCTTCTGGGAAGCGAAGCTCGATGCGCTGCTCGCGAAGATCGTTCGCAACGGCAACCAGACGACGCTCGACGCCGCACTCGACCATCTGCAACAGAATCACCCCGACGCATACGGGGCGCTCGCCGACATGGCCGAGACCCACAGCGAGTCGCTGGTGATCGAGCACGATGGCCAACCGTACGATGCGCTGCTCGTCGCCGTGCCCGTGCTCGCTTGGACGCGCTACATGATTCCGTCGGGGCCGCTGAAAGGCGACGTCGCCGATGCACTGCGTGCGCACCTGCAAGCGCACGTGCTCGCAAGCGGCACGCGGGTCGGCCTAGCCCCATTCCTGTACAGCATCGACCAGTTGCCGCGGCACCACGTCGAAACGTACCGGCTCGCGCAGCAACTCGCGCATGCGGCGATCGGGCAGCACGCCGCCAAGCTGAGCTTCGGCGACTTGCCGGAAACGTCACCGATTCTTGCCGATCCACGCTTCCTGCTCGCCGTCGTCGCCGCGCCGGCCGGCGCGCCGCTGTTCCGCTGGCAGGAAGAAGAACACGGCAATCGCATCGAGCGCGGCCAGTGCCTCGAGCAATGGACCGCCCAAGGCGGCCCGAACCTGTCGATCGCCCTTCCCGGCTGCGAGTTCGAATGCCTGCTTCCGGACGCGTACTATTCGGCATGCCGTGATGCAGACGAACGAATCCGTCCGCACACCGTCCGAACGGCCATTCGTTATCTTTTCGACACACTTGGTGCGGCTCCGCAGGAACTGCGCGCCGTCGTCGCAGGCTTCGGCGAACGCCGGATCGACGAGTACCGCGTGGGCTTTACGCGAAGGGCGAGCAACGACGTGATCTATGGCGTCGTGTGGCCGCTCTACGGTCGCGAGAACGGCGACGTGTCGACCGACAACGCGACGCTCGAAGGCGAGGCGCCGATCGAGGGCCCGCTCGAGGAGATCGTGAGTCTGCTGAAGGAATGCGGTGTAACCGACGTCCGACGGCACGCAGGCCGTTTCGAGCCCGAGTATTGCGACGACTGCGGTGTGCCGCTCTATGCGGATCCGCTCGGCGAAATCGTCCATGCGGAAATGCCGGAAGACGCCTCTCCCGCCCAGCCGCACTTTCACTGA
- a CDS encoding energy-coupling factor ABC transporter permease, with product MGFLFTPLPLWVGVGGWIAAAMLLALAIWKRPFIRLQDATLQHVWLALVTAITVLWASNAWLEDGIVMHLLGATLLVTLFDWTLALVAMGVVTCIAAVVFDAPWQGIGLTYLVYGALPVAVSAVLQRAAIAWLPHNLASFIIGQGFFSPAIAIISVAAAAAGVQLALADGVPVVIPAGYLLNTALLALGEAWFTGMATALIAVYRPAWVTTFDVRRYRLGGPRA from the coding sequence ATGGGTTTTCTCTTCACACCGCTTCCGCTCTGGGTTGGTGTTGGTGGCTGGATCGCCGCCGCGATGCTGCTCGCGCTCGCGATCTGGAAGCGCCCATTCATTCGTCTGCAGGACGCGACGCTTCAGCACGTGTGGCTGGCGCTCGTCACCGCGATCACCGTCCTGTGGGCGTCGAATGCATGGCTCGAAGACGGCATCGTCATGCATCTGCTCGGCGCGACGCTGCTCGTCACGCTGTTCGACTGGACGCTCGCGCTGGTTGCGATGGGCGTGGTCACGTGCATCGCCGCAGTGGTCTTCGATGCGCCATGGCAAGGCATCGGCCTCACTTATCTGGTGTACGGCGCGCTGCCCGTCGCCGTGTCCGCGGTGCTGCAGCGCGCCGCCATCGCGTGGCTGCCGCATAACCTCGCGTCGTTCATCATCGGCCAGGGCTTTTTCTCACCGGCCATCGCGATCATCTCGGTCGCCGCGGCTGCGGCCGGCGTGCAGCTCGCGCTGGCGGACGGCGTGCCCGTCGTGATTCCGGCCGGCTATCTGCTCAACACCGCACTGCTCGCGCTCGGTGAAGCGTGGTTCACCGGCATGGCGACAGCACTGATCGCCGTCTATCGGCCCGCGTGGGTGACGACGTTCGACGTCCGGCGCTATCGCCTCGGCGGTCCGCGGGCGTAA
- a CDS encoding response regulator transcription factor: MRFLVLNSDAERRDGLKVLLRQIDRHATINDAPDGFQARRLLRTERFDLVAINWPDVGRHGELQALCSACSPTPVAVMVDESTPAAIQRFYDYGVAGVIPHATRPHLIVRALEIVLLGGHYIPPIALSLLPSPAGTRNDTHFQTLAGTLPRRPPSGLLSPRQAQIMRFVHMGSTNEMIARTLGISEGTVKIHLASIFQQLGAANRAAAVAIYNGWLSPHLEVLLANRDRAGKPAIGERGPIPLRKHRNDRRYPSPAANAGPHDLPIAAEPSVRFRRER; the protein is encoded by the coding sequence ATGCGGTTCCTGGTGCTGAACTCAGACGCCGAACGGCGTGACGGACTGAAGGTGCTGCTACGACAGATCGACCGTCACGCCACCATCAACGATGCGCCCGACGGTTTCCAGGCGCGTCGGCTGCTGCGCACCGAGCGCTTCGACCTGGTCGCGATCAACTGGCCGGATGTCGGCCGCCACGGTGAACTGCAGGCGCTCTGCAGCGCGTGCTCGCCGACGCCCGTTGCGGTGATGGTCGACGAGTCGACGCCGGCAGCCATCCAGCGGTTCTACGACTACGGCGTCGCCGGCGTGATCCCGCACGCCACACGGCCACATCTGATCGTGCGCGCACTTGAAATCGTGCTGCTCGGCGGACATTACATTCCCCCCATCGCGCTGAGCCTGCTGCCCTCGCCTGCCGGGACACGCAACGACACCCATTTCCAGACGCTCGCCGGCACGTTGCCGCGCCGCCCGCCGAGCGGGCTGCTATCGCCGCGACAGGCGCAGATCATGCGCTTCGTCCACATGGGCAGCACGAACGAGATGATCGCCCGGACGCTGGGCATCAGCGAGGGCACGGTGAAAATCCATCTCGCCAGCATCTTCCAGCAGCTCGGCGCCGCAAACCGGGCGGCCGCGGTGGCGATCTACAACGGCTGGCTGTCGCCGCATCTCGAGGTGTTGCTGGCCAACCGCGACCGGGCCGGCAAACCCGCCATCGGCGAGCGCGGCCCGATTCCGCTGCGCAAGCACCGGAACGATCGCCGCTATCCGTCGCCCGCGGCGAACGCCGGCCCCCACGATCTGCCGATCGCAGCCGAGCCGAGCGTACGGTTTCGGCGCGAGCGTTAG